A single region of the Kocuria rosea genome encodes:
- a CDS encoding alpha-ketoacid dehydrogenase subunit beta, which yields MSTLHAPAPAGEAPAVKPATFAQALNTALADALAADPAVVVFGEDVGTLGGVFRITDGLTKRFGRTRCFDTPLAESGIAGMAVGMAMNRMRPVIEMQFDAFAYPAFEQVASHIAKMHNRTRGAVRLPIVIRIPYAGGIGGVEHHCDSSEAYYAHTPGLKVFTPATVEDAYLMLREAIDSDDPVVFFEPKKLYWSKAPVDLAELRDRYENGAPERREGRAVVARAGEDATLLAYGPSVPTAVAAAAAAGAEGRSLEVVDLRSIVPFDDETVAASVRKTGRVVVVAEAPGFASVAAEIVARVQERCFHSLAAPVRRVTGFDIPYPAPKLEEHYLPSVDRILDAVDDLQWED from the coding sequence GTGAGCACCCTGCACGCCCCCGCCCCGGCCGGCGAGGCCCCGGCGGTCAAGCCCGCCACCTTCGCCCAGGCGCTCAACACCGCCCTGGCCGACGCGCTGGCCGCCGACCCCGCCGTCGTCGTCTTCGGCGAGGACGTCGGCACCCTCGGCGGCGTCTTCCGCATCACCGACGGGCTGACGAAGCGCTTCGGCCGCACCCGGTGCTTCGACACCCCGCTGGCCGAGTCCGGGATCGCCGGCATGGCCGTGGGCATGGCGATGAACCGGATGCGCCCCGTCATCGAGATGCAGTTCGACGCCTTCGCCTACCCGGCCTTCGAGCAGGTCGCCTCGCACATCGCGAAGATGCACAACCGCACCCGCGGCGCCGTGCGCCTGCCGATCGTCATCCGCATCCCCTACGCCGGCGGCATCGGCGGCGTGGAGCACCACTGCGACTCCTCCGAGGCCTACTACGCCCACACCCCGGGCCTGAAGGTGTTCACCCCCGCCACGGTCGAGGACGCCTACCTCATGCTGCGCGAGGCGATCGACTCGGACGACCCCGTCGTGTTCTTCGAGCCCAAGAAGCTCTACTGGTCCAAGGCCCCCGTGGACCTGGCCGAACTGAGGGACCGCTACGAGAACGGGGCGCCCGAGCGCCGGGAGGGCCGCGCCGTCGTCGCCCGCGCCGGCGAGGACGCCACGCTGCTGGCCTACGGGCCGTCCGTGCCGACCGCCGTGGCGGCCGCCGCGGCCGCCGGCGCCGAGGGTCGCTCGCTCGAGGTCGTGGACCTGCGCAGCATCGTCCCGTTCGACGACGAGACGGTCGCCGCGTCGGTGCGGAAGACCGGGCGCGTGGTGGTCGTGGCCGAGGCGCCGGGCTTCGCGTCCGTGGCCGCCGAGATCGTGGCCCGCGTCCAGGAGCGCTGCTTCCACTCCCTGGCCGCGCCCGTGCGCCGCGTGACCGGGTTCGACATCCCGTACCCGGCGCCCAAGCTCGAGGAGCACTACCTGCCGAGCGTCGACCGCATCCTCGACGCCGTGGACGACCTGCAGTGGGAGGACTGA
- a CDS encoding dihydrolipoamide acetyltransferase family protein translates to MTVKTFTLPDLGEGLTEAELVSWLVQVGDTVAVDQPIAEVETAKSAVEVPCPFAGTVHQLHGASGQTLDVGAPLISVDTADRAGTPAPQGGGPKGGQSYREEERAGADPAAAAEASDDDAGSGSVLIGYGTPAGGTAGRRRRPKRAGATGPAASAARPVPEPAPARAAEQAAAQAAQAAGAAHDAMASAPRLAPTVVSPIVRKLAKDRGVDISTVRGSGPGGLILRRDVVTAAAAPAAPAARESTAPTSSAPAPVPSTTAAPSAVDARTGLGVAERVPVSGIRKVIGQAMTRSRAEIPEATVWVDVDATRLVELRAELKAQDPATAPGLMALIARFVLAGLARHPELATRIETLEDGSQEIVRFDGVNLGFAAQTDRGLVVPNIRGAHTLSARGLDAELRRLTELARSGKAGPAELSGSTFTLNNYGVFGTDGAAAIINHPEVAILGIGRIIDRPWVVDGQLAVRKVTQLSLAFDHRVCDGGAAGGFLRMVADAVENPVSVLADL, encoded by the coding sequence ATGACCGTGAAGACGTTCACCCTGCCGGATCTCGGCGAGGGACTGACCGAGGCCGAGCTCGTGAGCTGGCTCGTCCAGGTGGGCGACACCGTCGCCGTGGACCAGCCGATCGCCGAGGTGGAGACCGCCAAGTCCGCCGTGGAGGTGCCCTGCCCCTTCGCCGGGACCGTGCACCAGCTGCACGGCGCCTCGGGGCAGACCCTCGACGTCGGCGCGCCGCTGATCTCCGTCGACACCGCGGACCGGGCCGGGACGCCCGCCCCGCAGGGCGGCGGCCCGAAGGGCGGGCAGTCCTACCGGGAGGAGGAGCGCGCCGGGGCGGACCCCGCGGCGGCCGCCGAGGCCTCCGACGACGACGCAGGATCGGGCAGCGTGCTCATCGGCTACGGCACGCCCGCCGGCGGCACGGCCGGACGCCGGCGCCGGCCGAAGCGGGCCGGTGCCACCGGCCCGGCCGCCTCCGCCGCCCGGCCGGTCCCCGAGCCTGCCCCCGCGCGGGCCGCGGAGCAGGCCGCGGCCCAGGCGGCGCAGGCCGCGGGCGCCGCCCACGACGCGATGGCCTCGGCCCCGCGCCTGGCGCCCACGGTCGTCTCGCCGATCGTGCGCAAGCTCGCCAAGGACCGCGGGGTCGACATCTCCACCGTGCGCGGCTCGGGCCCCGGCGGGCTCATCCTGCGCCGGGACGTGGTGACCGCGGCGGCCGCCCCCGCCGCACCGGCCGCGCGGGAGAGCACGGCCCCGACGTCGTCGGCCCCCGCCCCGGTGCCGTCCACCACCGCGGCGCCGTCCGCCGTGGACGCCCGCACGGGGCTCGGGGTCGCGGAGCGGGTCCCGGTCTCCGGGATCCGCAAGGTCATCGGGCAGGCCATGACCCGTTCCCGCGCCGAGATCCCCGAGGCCACCGTCTGGGTGGACGTGGACGCCACGAGGCTGGTGGAGCTGCGCGCCGAGCTCAAAGCCCAGGACCCCGCGACCGCCCCGGGGCTCATGGCGCTGATCGCGCGGTTCGTGCTCGCCGGCCTGGCCCGCCACCCCGAGCTCGCCACGCGGATCGAGACCCTCGAGGACGGCAGCCAGGAGATCGTGCGCTTCGACGGCGTGAACCTCGGCTTCGCGGCGCAGACCGACCGCGGGCTCGTGGTGCCGAACATCCGCGGCGCGCACACCCTGAGCGCCCGCGGGCTCGACGCCGAGCTCCGGCGGCTCACCGAGCTCGCCCGCTCCGGGAAGGCCGGGCCCGCCGAGCTGTCCGGCTCCACGTTCACCCTCAACAACTACGGGGTGTTCGGCACGGACGGGGCCGCGGCGATCATCAACCACCCGGAGGTCGCGATCCTCGGGATCGGCCGGATCATCGACCGCCCGTGGGTGGTCGACGGGCAGCTGGCCGTCCGCAAGGTCACCCAGCTCTCCCTCGCGTTCGACCACCGGGTGTGCGACGGCGGGGCCGCCGGCGGCTTCCTGCGCATGGTGGCCGACGCGGTGGAGAACCCGGTGTCGGTGCTCGCGGACCTCTAG
- a CDS encoding alpha-hydroxy acid oxidase, translating into MERRLPQWSELRPLLQFEPPALDRRAARLARAADLWDLRRIARRRTPRPAFDYADGAAQRELTRRRSREAFDAVELLPRILHGIAAPDLSTPIAGARSALPFGIAPTGFTRFMHAEGEIGGVRAAERAGIPFTLSTMGTRSLEEVAAAGPDATRWFQLYLWKDRARSRDLLERAAAHGYGTLLVTVDTPVAGQRLRDVRNGMVIPPRLTLRTVADASYRPEWWFNFLTTDSLKFASLSSTSADLPTITNSMFDPTLSYADLEWIRSVWPGKLFVKGVLTRDDARQSLAAGADGLVVSNHGGRQLDRAPASLHALPEVRDEVGEGVELILDSGVMSGADVITALCAGADFVLIGRAYLYGLMAGGQQGVERAIGLLAEEVRISMQLMGAETVADLGPHLLGARHHPAPSRRDTPADRR; encoded by the coding sequence GTGGAGCGGCGTCTGCCCCAGTGGTCCGAGCTGCGCCCGCTCCTGCAGTTCGAGCCCCCCGCCCTCGACCGCCGCGCGGCCCGGCTGGCCCGGGCCGCGGACCTCTGGGACCTGCGCCGGATCGCCCGCCGCCGCACCCCGCGCCCGGCCTTCGACTACGCGGACGGCGCCGCCCAGCGCGAGCTGACCCGCCGGCGCTCGCGGGAGGCGTTCGACGCGGTCGAGCTGCTGCCCCGGATCCTGCACGGCATCGCCGCTCCCGACCTGTCCACGCCGATCGCCGGGGCGCGGTCCGCGCTGCCGTTCGGGATCGCCCCGACCGGCTTCACCCGCTTCATGCACGCCGAGGGCGAGATCGGGGGAGTCCGCGCGGCGGAGCGGGCCGGGATCCCCTTCACGCTGTCCACCATGGGGACCCGCTCGCTGGAGGAGGTCGCCGCGGCCGGACCGGACGCCACCCGCTGGTTCCAGCTGTACCTGTGGAAGGACCGGGCCCGGTCCCGGGACCTGCTGGAGCGCGCCGCGGCCCACGGCTACGGCACCCTGCTCGTCACCGTGGACACCCCGGTGGCGGGCCAGCGGCTGCGGGACGTGCGCAACGGCATGGTCATCCCGCCGAGGCTGACGCTGCGGACGGTGGCCGACGCCTCCTACCGGCCCGAGTGGTGGTTCAACTTCCTCACCACGGACTCCCTGAAGTTCGCGTCCCTCTCCAGCACGAGCGCCGACCTGCCCACCATCACGAACTCGATGTTCGACCCGACCCTGTCCTACGCGGACCTCGAGTGGATCCGCTCCGTGTGGCCGGGGAAGCTCTTCGTGAAGGGGGTGCTGACCCGGGACGACGCCCGGCAGTCCCTGGCCGCGGGGGCCGACGGGCTGGTGGTCTCCAACCACGGCGGCCGCCAGCTGGACCGCGCCCCCGCCTCGCTGCACGCGCTGCCCGAGGTGCGGGACGAGGTGGGGGAGGGCGTCGAGCTGATCCTCGACTCCGGGGTGATGAGCGGCGCCGACGTGATCACCGCCCTGTGCGCCGGAGCGGACTTCGTGCTCATCGGCCGGGCCTACCTCTACGGGCTGATGGCCGGCGGGCAGCAGGGCGTGGAGCGGGCGATCGGGCTGCTGGCCGAGGAGGTGCGGATCAGCATGCAGCTGATGGGCGCCGAGACGGTCGCCGACCTGGGCCCGCACCTGCTCGGCGCCCGCCACCACCCCGCCCCCTCCCGCCGGGACACCCCGGCCGACCGGCGCTGA
- a CDS encoding glycosyltransferase has translation MMLLTSGTRGDVEPFAALARHAAAQGHRVRLGVPENSGVDLAGIDTVGLDVDFHRLMDAPGASPRAAVHHVRAEVRPGMRRMFSAAVRETLAFDPDLVLHHPLILSAPAVADALGVPRALAEFVPVATPTREFSAPGGPTVSKDLGRFNRATYAVPRGGARLFRRDVEHACRQLPGGRAPRHPAPSRATLMGISPQLLPRPADWPARVHLTGAWHPGAAAPAPDPAVAEFVRGGPCLVATFGSMAAGDPSARGRTVVDSARAHGLRTLLVTGWGGLSLPPDRRGEDVLVVPAAPLGTLLPDAAVAVHHGGAGTVHAVARAGVPSVVVPFLVDQPFWGRQLHRLGIAAAPIPRRSLTAEALVPAVGDALARRERAQRVGRAVRAEQGLDTALDVLTGL, from the coding sequence ATGATGCTGCTGACCTCCGGAACCCGCGGCGACGTGGAGCCCTTCGCGGCCCTGGCCCGGCACGCCGCCGCACAGGGCCACCGGGTCCGGCTGGGGGTGCCGGAGAACTCCGGGGTGGACCTGGCCGGGATCGACACCGTCGGCCTGGACGTGGACTTCCACCGGCTGATGGACGCCCCCGGGGCCTCGCCGCGGGCGGCGGTGCACCACGTCCGCGCGGAGGTCCGCCCCGGGATGCGGCGGATGTTCTCCGCGGCGGTGCGCGAGACCCTGGCGTTCGACCCGGACCTGGTTCTGCACCACCCGCTGATCCTCAGCGCGCCGGCCGTGGCCGACGCCCTCGGCGTCCCCCGCGCGCTCGCCGAGTTCGTGCCCGTGGCGACGCCCACCCGGGAGTTCTCCGCACCGGGCGGGCCCACGGTCTCGAAGGACCTCGGGCGGTTCAACCGGGCGACCTACGCGGTGCCCCGCGGCGGCGCCCGGCTGTTCCGCCGGGACGTCGAGCACGCGTGCCGGCAGCTGCCCGGCGGCCGGGCGCCCCGGCACCCCGCACCCTCCCGCGCCACGCTGATGGGGATCAGCCCGCAGCTGCTGCCCCGGCCCGCCGACTGGCCGGCCCGGGTGCACCTGACCGGTGCCTGGCACCCCGGCGCGGCCGCCCCCGCCCCGGACCCGGCGGTGGCCGAGTTCGTCCGGGGCGGGCCGTGCCTGGTGGCGACCTTCGGGTCCATGGCGGCCGGGGACCCGTCCGCGCGGGGGAGGACGGTCGTGGACAGCGCGCGCGCCCACGGGCTGCGGACCCTCCTGGTCACGGGCTGGGGCGGTCTGTCCCTGCCGCCGGACCGCCGCGGCGAGGACGTGCTGGTGGTGCCGGCCGCCCCGCTGGGCACCCTGCTCCCGGACGCCGCGGTGGCGGTCCACCACGGCGGGGCCGGGACCGTGCACGCGGTGGCCCGTGCGGGCGTCCCGTCCGTGGTGGTGCCCTTCCTCGTCGACCAGCCCTTCTGGGGCCGGCAGCTGCACCGGCTCGGCATCGCCGCGGCCCCCATCCCGCGCCGGTCGCTGACGGCGGAGGCCCTGGTCCCCGCCGTGGGCGACGCCCTCGCCCGCCGGGAGCGGGCGCAGCGCGTGGGGCGCGCGGTCCGGGCGGAGCAGGGCCTGGACACCGCCCTCGACGTCCTCACCGGCCTCTGA
- a CDS encoding UbiA family prenyltransferase, with product MPQAGFAPALQRIVHISRPVLWINALGTGVVGMWLAGSLWQWEALPLLLWLTLPFNLLIYGVNDVFDQDTDALNPRKGSLEGALIRSEEVRTILTAVLVTNVPFVVWFAVTLPPAALGWIALYVLVFVFYSAPPLRFKARAYLDSLSNAAYALPLVFVAHALGAAPVWPAALGLMAWSVAKHAFDAVQDIEEDRAVAITTTAVRLGARGTALWSGGWWAVSTLGFALVSLPVAAVNALIAGWLVVSLLRDPRPGTGHRLYRYSIAFPYVAGAVAGVQLTVALFFGLYP from the coding sequence GTGCCCCAGGCCGGATTCGCCCCCGCGCTCCAGCGGATCGTGCACATCTCGCGACCGGTGCTCTGGATCAACGCCCTGGGCACCGGCGTGGTGGGCATGTGGCTGGCGGGCTCGCTCTGGCAGTGGGAGGCGCTGCCGCTGCTGCTGTGGCTCACCCTCCCCTTCAACCTGCTGATCTACGGCGTCAACGACGTCTTCGACCAGGACACCGACGCCCTCAACCCCCGCAAGGGCTCGCTCGAGGGAGCCCTCATCCGGTCCGAGGAGGTGCGCACGATCCTGACCGCGGTGCTCGTCACCAATGTGCCGTTCGTCGTCTGGTTCGCCGTGACCCTGCCCCCGGCCGCGCTGGGCTGGATCGCGCTGTACGTCCTGGTCTTCGTGTTCTACTCGGCCCCTCCCCTGCGCTTCAAGGCCCGGGCATACCTCGACTCCCTGAGCAACGCCGCCTACGCGCTGCCGCTGGTCTTCGTCGCCCACGCGCTCGGGGCGGCCCCCGTGTGGCCCGCGGCCCTCGGCCTGATGGCCTGGAGCGTGGCCAAGCACGCGTTCGACGCCGTCCAGGACATCGAGGAGGACCGCGCGGTGGCCATCACGACGACGGCGGTCCGGCTGGGCGCGCGCGGGACGGCCCTGTGGAGCGGCGGCTGGTGGGCCGTGTCCACGCTGGGCTTCGCGCTGGTCAGCCTCCCGGTGGCCGCGGTCAACGCGCTCATCGCCGGGTGGCTCGTGGTCTCCCTCCTGCGGGACCCGAGGCCGGGGACCGGGCACCGGCTGTACCGGTACTCGATCGCGTTCCCCTACGTCGCCGGCGCCGTGGCCGGCGTGCAGCTGACGGTGGCGCTGTTCTTCGGGCTGTACCCGTGA
- a CDS encoding phytoene desaturase family protein: MSRVVVVGGGIGGLTSAVLLGHAGHRVTLLEAADHLGGKSRRLEAEGQRLDTGPSLFTFPGVWEELLRRLDRLRDAGTAGAGAPRAEETAGLELERLPAVGTYYYRGTRCELPVPPGHPWHAAWTRFEAEHGVLGPDITRLLTTDVLDRAAYPALGRLGTLYGRRLTTRDYLDSLTWMPEGLREVIAIHTLNAGVGPARTPALYASMPAVMARDGVWIPRGGVYELVEALRRLAVDAGVELRTGEPVTSVARRRVLTARGAYPADAVVSGLDAHRLDGLLAGRAPRAPRRLSCSAIAVYAVLDHELPEGTPRHGVIMPDRPADLYADLEAGTEPEQTMAFANHYPAHAGHPNSAATLALLLTAPANGKSYTLEDPFVARELERTARVLGLPGPITDRFRSAEILDPAYFAAHGSAGGALYGAVRPAWRSGPFHAPAHTSPLRPWLWRVGASVHPGGGLPAVLGGAMISTDKLLKRLG; this comes from the coding sequence GTGAGCCGCGTCGTCGTCGTCGGCGGGGGGATCGGGGGGCTGACCTCGGCCGTGCTGCTCGGCCACGCCGGTCACCGCGTCACCCTCCTCGAGGCCGCCGACCACCTCGGCGGCAAGAGCCGCCGGCTCGAGGCCGAGGGGCAGCGCCTGGACACCGGACCGTCCCTCTTCACCTTCCCGGGGGTGTGGGAGGAGCTCCTCCGCCGCCTGGACCGGCTGCGGGACGCCGGCACCGCGGGAGCCGGAGCGCCGAGGGCCGAGGAGACCGCCGGGCTGGAGCTGGAGCGCCTGCCCGCGGTCGGCACGTACTACTACCGCGGCACCCGGTGCGAGCTGCCCGTCCCGCCCGGGCACCCCTGGCACGCGGCCTGGACCCGATTCGAGGCCGAGCACGGCGTGCTCGGCCCGGACATCACCCGGCTGCTGACCACCGACGTGCTGGACCGGGCGGCCTATCCCGCGCTGGGCCGGCTCGGGACGCTGTACGGGCGCCGGCTCACGACCCGCGACTACCTCGACAGCCTCACCTGGATGCCGGAGGGCCTGCGCGAGGTCATCGCCATCCACACCCTCAACGCCGGTGTCGGCCCGGCACGGACCCCGGCCCTCTACGCGAGCATGCCCGCCGTCATGGCGCGCGACGGCGTCTGGATCCCCCGGGGCGGGGTCTACGAGCTCGTCGAGGCGCTCCGGCGCCTCGCCGTGGACGCCGGGGTCGAGCTCCGCACCGGGGAGCCGGTGACCTCCGTCGCCCGCCGGCGCGTCCTGACTGCCCGGGGCGCGTACCCGGCCGACGCCGTCGTCAGCGGGCTCGACGCCCACCGGCTGGACGGGCTGCTCGCCGGGCGCGCGCCCCGGGCCCCGCGCCGGCTCAGCTGCTCGGCGATCGCGGTCTACGCCGTGCTCGACCACGAGCTGCCCGAGGGGACGCCCCGGCACGGGGTGATCATGCCCGACCGGCCCGCCGACCTCTACGCCGACCTGGAGGCCGGGACCGAGCCCGAGCAGACCATGGCCTTCGCCAACCACTACCCGGCGCACGCGGGCCACCCCAACAGCGCGGCCACGCTCGCCCTGCTGCTGACCGCGCCGGCCAACGGGAAGTCCTACACCCTCGAGGACCCGTTCGTCGCGCGCGAGCTCGAGCGCACGGCGCGGGTGCTCGGGCTGCCCGGGCCGATCACGGACCGCTTCCGGAGCGCGGAGATCCTGGACCCCGCGTACTTCGCCGCGCACGGCTCGGCAGGAGGGGCGCTCTACGGCGCCGTGCGCCCCGCGTGGCGCAGCGGCCCGTTCCACGCCCCGGCCCACACGAGTCCGCTGCGGCCGTGGCTGTGGCGGGTGGGCGCCTCCGTGCACCCGGGCGGCGGGCTGCCCGCGGTGCTGGGCGGCGCCATGATCTCGACCGACAAGCTGCTGAAGCGCCTAGGGTAG
- a CDS encoding prenyltransferase translates to MTYALVIPVFLALALTPATLLVRRPSPAPPRRRALAVLGISFAVLALLTVVFDNLMIAAGFFDYGAGHITELRIGLVPVEDFAYPLAALLLLPSLWWGLAERGRLTATVRTLVATSRPVSWVNTAYPFAAAYVLTTGRVDLPLVVGTLFFLFPYNLLMYGINDVFDYESDLRNPRKGGVEGALVDRSEHRTVLVGSVLTALPFLAYLFLAGGAAAAGVLGVSLFAVAAYSLKGLRFKEVPFLDSATSATHFVSPAVYGLVLAGAAWSGGLVALCAGFFLWSMASQAFGAVQDVQADREGGLRSIATVLGARPTVWAAAALYLAAGVLLLLAPWPGPVGSLLVLPYLANLVPFLTITDAGCERANRGWRRFLWLNYLTGFLATLLLLWAWELAR, encoded by the coding sequence GTGACCTACGCCCTCGTCATCCCCGTCTTCCTCGCGCTCGCCCTGACCCCGGCCACCCTGCTGGTCCGCCGGCCCTCCCCGGCGCCGCCGCGGCGCCGGGCCCTGGCCGTGCTCGGGATCTCCTTCGCCGTGCTCGCGCTGCTGACGGTCGTGTTCGACAACCTCATGATCGCCGCCGGGTTCTTCGACTACGGGGCCGGGCACATCACGGAGCTGCGGATCGGCCTCGTGCCGGTCGAGGACTTCGCGTACCCGCTCGCCGCGCTGCTGCTGCTGCCCTCGCTGTGGTGGGGGCTGGCCGAGCGCGGCCGGCTCACCGCCACCGTGCGCACCCTCGTGGCCACCTCCCGGCCGGTCTCCTGGGTCAACACCGCCTACCCCTTCGCGGCGGCCTATGTCCTGACCACTGGCCGGGTGGACCTGCCCCTGGTGGTGGGGACGCTGTTCTTCCTCTTCCCGTACAACCTCCTGATGTACGGGATCAACGACGTCTTCGACTACGAGTCCGACCTCCGCAACCCCCGCAAGGGCGGTGTCGAGGGCGCGCTCGTGGACCGCTCCGAGCACCGGACGGTCCTCGTGGGCTCGGTGCTGACGGCGCTGCCGTTCCTGGCGTACCTGTTCCTGGCGGGCGGGGCCGCCGCGGCGGGGGTGCTCGGGGTCAGCCTGTTCGCGGTGGCGGCCTACAGCCTGAAGGGGCTGCGCTTCAAGGAGGTCCCGTTCCTGGACTCGGCGACCTCCGCCACCCACTTCGTGTCCCCGGCGGTCTACGGCCTCGTGCTCGCCGGCGCGGCCTGGTCGGGGGGCCTCGTGGCCCTGTGCGCCGGGTTCTTCCTGTGGTCGATGGCCTCGCAGGCGTTCGGGGCCGTGCAGGACGTCCAGGCGGACCGGGAGGGCGGGCTGCGCTCGATCGCCACCGTCCTGGGCGCCCGCCCCACGGTGTGGGCCGCCGCGGCCCTCTACCTCGCCGCCGGGGTGCTCCTGCTGCTCGCCCCCTGGCCCGGGCCGGTCGGGTCCCTCCTGGTGCTGCCCTATCTCGCCAACCTCGTGCCGTTCCTGACCATCACGGACGCCGGCTGCGAGCGCGCCAACCGGGGCTGGCGGCGGTTCCTGTGGCTGAACTACCTCACCGGGTTCCTCGCGACGCTGCTGCTGCTCTGGGCGTGGGAGCTCGCCCGCTGA
- a CDS encoding lycopene cyclase domain-containing protein — protein MSFVYLGFLLLSLAGMVLLDVRERLFFAQDPRRAALVLLAGLVFFLAWDVAGISLGIFLHSRSAWATGWMVAPQIPVEEVVFLVFLCYLTMNLVRLTEKALARRSSAAGPARGGADAP, from the coding sequence ATGAGCTTCGTGTACCTCGGCTTCCTGCTCCTCAGCCTGGCCGGGATGGTGCTCCTCGACGTGCGGGAGCGGCTGTTCTTCGCCCAGGACCCCCGCCGGGCGGCCCTCGTGCTGCTCGCGGGCCTGGTGTTCTTCCTCGCCTGGGACGTCGCCGGGATCAGCCTGGGGATCTTCTTGCACAGCCGCAGTGCGTGGGCGACCGGCTGGATGGTCGCCCCGCAGATCCCCGTCGAGGAGGTCGTGTTCCTCGTGTTCCTCTGCTACCTGACGATGAACCTCGTCCGGCTCACGGAGAAGGCGCTGGCGCGCCGCTCCTCCGCGGCCGGTCCGGCCCGCGGAGGAGCGGACGCCCCGTGA